Proteins encoded in a region of the Euzebya tangerina genome:
- the coaE gene encoding dephospho-CoA kinase — MQLIGLTGGIASGKSTVSSRLRKVHGWAVVDADRVARDIVEPGQPALAEIAEHFAPDVITDDGTLDRARLGAIVFADDDSRQTLNQITHPRIAEEMALRIHALADHPKPVVVDSPLLVEMGHAENYPTIIVVVADPETQHRRLVDHRAMDPDEAWGRINAQASNDERRAVATHVLDNSGSIPDLHDAVDRLVAAITADPR; from the coding sequence ATGCAGCTGATCGGACTCACCGGCGGGATCGCCTCGGGCAAGTCGACCGTCTCGAGTCGGCTGCGGAAGGTCCACGGCTGGGCCGTCGTCGACGCCGACCGGGTCGCCCGCGACATCGTCGAGCCAGGCCAACCGGCCCTCGCCGAGATCGCCGAGCACTTCGCGCCGGACGTGATCACCGACGACGGAACCCTCGACCGCGCCAGGCTCGGGGCGATCGTCTTCGCCGACGACGATTCGCGGCAGACCCTCAACCAGATCACCCATCCACGGATCGCCGAGGAGATGGCGCTCCGCATCCACGCCCTGGCCGACCACCCCAAGCCGGTTGTCGTCGACTCCCCGCTGCTGGTCGAGATGGGCCACGCCGAGAACTACCCGACCATCATCGTCGTCGTCGCCGACCCGGAGACCCAACACCGCCGACTCGTGGACCATCGCGCCATGGACCCCGACGAGGCCTGGGGACGCATCAACGCCCAGGCCTCCAACGATGAGCGGCGAGCCGTTGCCACCCACGTCCTCGACAACTCCGGTTCCATCCCCGACCTCCACGATGCCGTCGACCGGCTCGTGGCCGCCATCACCGCCGACCCGCGGTAG
- a CDS encoding helix-turn-helix transcriptional regulator, with product MPSVVPSRDLWEATTSVLEVGHDAGLVMRRGLEALCTLLAADRADGGHAHTGQTTYRPSWAVSVGDDPPSSFALPLDDQVLRQVLATPRTFVVHDVREELGSSTTGQVMTELGTRAMVVRRLERAGDGNGVICVDWVDRPAELDSLQVALVEEFVTKVLQPVLRQARSQPRHPDPLATLSDAESDVARLAAAGLTYREIADSRGTSINTVGHQLAAARRKLGVANTAALCRVISTA from the coding sequence ATGCCGTCGGTTGTCCCCTCACGCGATCTCTGGGAGGCGACGACGTCTGTCCTCGAGGTCGGGCACGACGCCGGCCTGGTGATGCGTCGAGGGCTGGAGGCGCTGTGCACACTGCTGGCCGCGGACCGGGCAGACGGAGGTCACGCGCACACCGGCCAAACGACTTACCGGCCCTCCTGGGCGGTCTCCGTCGGGGATGACCCTCCCTCCAGCTTCGCGCTGCCGCTGGACGACCAGGTGCTGCGCCAGGTTCTGGCCACCCCGCGGACGTTCGTGGTGCACGACGTACGGGAGGAGCTCGGCTCGTCGACCACCGGTCAGGTGATGACGGAGCTGGGCACCCGGGCGATGGTGGTCCGCCGCCTCGAGCGGGCCGGCGACGGCAACGGCGTGATCTGCGTCGACTGGGTTGATCGACCGGCCGAGCTCGACAGCCTCCAGGTCGCACTGGTCGAGGAGTTCGTGACCAAGGTCCTCCAGCCGGTGCTTCGCCAAGCTCGGTCGCAGCCACGACACCCAGATCCGCTCGCGACGCTCTCCGATGCCGAGTCCGACGTTGCTCGACTTGCCGCCGCGGGCCTGACGTACCGCGAGATCGCCGACAGCCGCGGGACGTCCATCAACACCGTGGGCCACCAACTGGCGGCGGCACGCCGGAAGCTCGGCGTCGCGAACACCGCTGCGCTCTGCCGGGTGATCAGCACCGCGTAG
- a CDS encoding molybdopterin-containing oxidoreductase family protein: MTTLESGPRQVHGACPHDCPDTCAMTLTVEDGEVTGVTGRADHPYTQGGLCAKVNDYERHVHAADRVTTPLRRVGPKGAGEFEPISWDEALDEIADRYTEIIETDGPEAILPYSYLGNMGILNGLTVGDRFFNGLGTSVSERTFCDSGGISAYLMTLGPTAAVDPEALVHAKYIVIWACNVLSNNLHLWPFIEQAQRDGATVVVIDPFATRTAKKADWHLPIRPGTDGALALALMNVLIAEDLVDEEWAHAHTVGYDELVGHVAEATPEWAAEETGLEAEDIRRLARGLATNQPSVIRVGVALERSSGGGSAARAIFSLPALTGSWRHVGGGLLQMPIWAFPVNWDHLHGTHPNADGVRVVNQWRLGQALAGDLDGPPIRSLFVYNSNPAVVVGEQASVLSGLEREDLFTVVSDHFVTDTARYADLVLPATTSAEHQDVMFSWGHLYLTYNEQAIDPVGESVSNTELFRRLARRMGLDDPWFDLDDDEMMRQSLDWTAPVMEGITLERLQEEGFVRLTVPETDSYAPHVEGNFPTPSGKVELVASMAAGGNFVAPLFRQGVVAGQDGSPVEPLPTYIPPQELGSDDRYPLALVTPKAHAFLNSQYGNMTHQRRIQRGPTCAMNPLDAEPRGIADGAAVQVTNGRARIRATASVTEDVRPGVVLLPMGHWPEKVEGGLTVNALTADRYGDLGRNPTFNDTAVEVSAV, translated from the coding sequence ATGACCACACTTGAGTCGGGACCTCGACAGGTGCACGGAGCCTGTCCTCACGACTGCCCGGACACCTGCGCCATGACCCTCACGGTCGAAGACGGCGAGGTGACCGGCGTGACCGGGCGGGCCGATCATCCCTACACGCAGGGTGGTCTGTGCGCCAAGGTCAACGACTACGAGCGACACGTCCATGCGGCGGACCGGGTGACCACACCCCTCCGCCGGGTCGGCCCCAAGGGGGCGGGTGAGTTCGAGCCGATCTCGTGGGACGAGGCGCTGGACGAGATCGCCGACCGCTATACCGAGATCATCGAGACCGACGGCCCTGAGGCCATCCTCCCGTACAGCTACCTGGGCAACATGGGGATCCTCAACGGTCTGACCGTGGGAGACCGCTTCTTCAACGGCCTGGGCACCAGTGTCTCTGAGCGGACCTTCTGCGACTCCGGAGGCATCTCTGCCTACCTGATGACACTCGGCCCCACGGCGGCGGTGGATCCGGAGGCGCTGGTCCACGCCAAGTACATCGTCATCTGGGCTTGCAACGTGCTGTCCAACAACCTGCACCTGTGGCCCTTCATCGAGCAGGCGCAGCGCGACGGCGCCACCGTCGTGGTGATCGACCCGTTTGCCACCCGGACGGCCAAGAAGGCCGACTGGCACCTGCCGATCCGTCCCGGCACCGATGGCGCGTTGGCCCTTGCGCTGATGAACGTCCTGATCGCCGAGGACCTGGTCGACGAGGAGTGGGCTCACGCCCACACGGTCGGCTACGACGAGCTGGTCGGCCACGTCGCCGAGGCGACACCCGAGTGGGCGGCCGAGGAGACCGGCCTTGAGGCGGAGGACATCCGCCGTCTGGCTCGTGGCCTGGCCACCAATCAGCCCTCGGTGATCCGTGTGGGTGTGGCCCTCGAGCGGTCCAGCGGGGGCGGCAGCGCCGCGAGAGCGATCTTCTCACTCCCCGCGCTGACCGGCTCGTGGCGCCACGTCGGTGGCGGGCTGCTGCAGATGCCGATCTGGGCGTTCCCCGTCAACTGGGACCACCTCCACGGGACGCACCCCAACGCCGACGGTGTTCGTGTGGTCAACCAGTGGCGGCTCGGGCAGGCCCTGGCCGGCGATCTCGATGGGCCACCGATCCGGTCGTTGTTCGTCTACAACTCCAACCCGGCCGTGGTGGTGGGGGAGCAGGCGTCGGTCCTCAGCGGCCTCGAGCGAGAGGACCTGTTCACCGTCGTCTCCGACCACTTCGTGACCGACACCGCTCGCTACGCCGACCTGGTCCTGCCGGCCACCACCTCCGCAGAGCATCAGGATGTCATGTTCTCCTGGGGTCACCTCTACCTGACCTACAACGAGCAGGCCATCGACCCCGTGGGTGAGTCGGTGTCCAACACCGAGCTGTTCCGACGACTGGCACGGCGCATGGGCCTGGACGACCCCTGGTTCGACCTCGACGACGACGAGATGATGCGCCAGTCGCTGGACTGGACCGCGCCGGTCATGGAGGGCATCACGCTGGAGCGGCTGCAGGAGGAGGGGTTCGTCCGGCTCACCGTCCCGGAGACCGACTCCTACGCACCACATGTGGAGGGGAACTTCCCGACCCCGTCCGGCAAGGTGGAGCTGGTCGCATCCATGGCCGCTGGTGGCAACTTCGTGGCACCGCTGTTCCGACAGGGCGTGGTGGCAGGTCAGGACGGCAGCCCGGTCGAACCGCTGCCGACCTACATCCCACCGCAGGAGCTGGGCAGCGACGACCGCTACCCGCTGGCTCTGGTGACTCCCAAGGCCCACGCGTTCCTCAACTCCCAGTACGGCAACATGACCCACCAGCGGCGCATCCAGCGCGGTCCGACGTGCGCGATGAACCCACTCGATGCGGAGCCACGAGGCATCGCCGATGGCGCCGCCGTGCAGGTCACCAACGGCCGGGCCCGGATTCGGGCCACGGCCTCGGTCACCGAGGACGTCCGCCCGGGTGTGGTCCTGCTGCCGATGGGCCACTGGCCGGAGAAGGTCGAGGGAGGCCTGACCGTCAACGCGCTGACCGCCGACCGGTACGGCGACCTCGGTCGCAACCCGACCTTCAACGACACAGCCGTCGAGGTCAGCGCCGTGTGA
- the moaA gene encoding GTP 3',8-cyclase MoaA, translated as MTTDQLGRGLRDLRVSVTDRCNFRCTYCMPRELFGPDHAFLPRSELLTFEEIVAVIEAAAELGVTKIRLTGGEPLLRTDLPDLIAAIDAVPAIDDIAMTTNGVLLPAALPDLMAAGLSRVTVSLDALDADVFARMADVKVPVATVTGAVEAAVDAGLVTKINAVVQRGVNESQIVPLAEYGRQTGATVRFIEFMDVGSTNGWDLSQVVSAAEIVETIDEVHPLTAVARSGSAVANRWTYDDGVGEVGVIASVTDPFCRTCVRARLSAIGELFTCLFASSGHDLRAVLRAGESHDALVARLAAIWGVRSDRYSEIRGAHPVQPEGRVEMSYIGG; from the coding sequence GTGACGACCGACCAGCTGGGACGCGGACTCCGGGACCTCCGAGTGTCCGTGACCGACCGGTGCAACTTCCGCTGCACCTACTGCATGCCGCGCGAGCTGTTCGGTCCCGATCACGCGTTCCTGCCCCGGTCGGAGCTCCTGACCTTCGAAGAGATCGTGGCCGTCATCGAGGCGGCTGCGGAGCTGGGTGTCACCAAGATCCGGCTGACCGGCGGTGAGCCACTGCTGCGCACCGATCTGCCGGACCTCATCGCGGCGATCGACGCCGTTCCCGCCATCGATGACATCGCCATGACGACCAACGGGGTACTGCTCCCCGCGGCCCTGCCCGACCTGATGGCGGCGGGCCTGTCCCGGGTCACGGTCAGCCTGGACGCGCTCGACGCCGACGTCTTCGCCCGGATGGCGGACGTCAAGGTCCCGGTTGCGACCGTGACCGGCGCCGTCGAGGCAGCCGTGGACGCCGGACTGGTGACCAAGATCAACGCGGTGGTCCAGCGCGGCGTGAACGAGAGCCAGATCGTGCCGCTGGCGGAGTACGGGCGCCAGACGGGTGCCACGGTCCGTTTCATCGAGTTCATGGACGTCGGCAGCACCAACGGGTGGGACCTGTCCCAGGTCGTGAGCGCAGCCGAGATCGTCGAGACCATCGACGAGGTCCACCCGCTCACGGCGGTTGCGCGTTCGGGCAGTGCCGTTGCCAATCGCTGGACCTACGACGACGGGGTTGGCGAGGTCGGGGTAATCGCCAGCGTCACCGATCCGTTCTGTCGGACCTGTGTCCGAGCTCGCCTCTCGGCGATCGGGGAGCTGTTCACCTGTCTGTTCGCCTCCTCGGGCCACGACCTGCGGGCGGTCCTGCGTGCCGGCGAGAGCCACGACGCGCTGGTCGCCCGGCTGGCTGCCATCTGGGGGGTCCGGTCCGACCGCTATTCCGAGATCCGTGGCGCCCATCCAGTCCAACCGGAGGGCCGGGTCGAGATGAGCTACATAGGCGGGTAA
- a CDS encoding (2Fe-2S)-binding protein yields the protein MAKQSVSVTVDGTTYTDDVEPRLLFVNYLRDVLGLTGTNIGCDTSNCGACTVLVDGRSAKSCTMLAVQADGAEVTTVQGLANGELHPVQKAFHEKHGLQCGYCTPGMICAATSLLSQNPSPSEEEIRHGIEGNLCRCTGYQNIVAAVQQAAEEMQGA from the coding sequence ATGGCGAAGCAATCAGTTTCGGTCACGGTGGACGGAACCACCTACACCGACGACGTCGAACCACGACTGCTGTTCGTGAACTACCTACGCGACGTCCTGGGTCTGACCGGGACCAACATCGGGTGCGACACGTCCAACTGTGGTGCCTGCACCGTGTTGGTCGACGGCCGGTCGGCGAAGTCGTGCACGATGCTGGCGGTGCAAGCGGACGGGGCCGAGGTCACCACCGTCCAAGGTCTGGCCAACGGCGAGTTGCACCCGGTGCAGAAGGCCTTCCATGAGAAGCACGGCCTGCAGTGCGGCTACTGCACACCCGGCATGATCTGCGCGGCCACGTCGCTGCTCAGCCAGAACCCCTCACCCTCCGAGGAGGAGATCCGGCACGGCATCGAGGGCAACCTCTGTCGCTGCACCGGATACCAGAACATCGTGGCAGCCGTGCAGCAGGCCGCCGAAGAGATGCAGGGAGCATAG
- a CDS encoding xanthine dehydrogenase family protein molybdopterin-binding subunit yields the protein MTAIEERPDTEIGKATLRKEDARLITGQTRWTDNIVLPGMVHAAMLRSPMAHAKITNLDVSGAKSQPNVIEVYTAADFEGEYGALPCAWPVTPDMVNPPHMALAVDEVNYVGDAVAVVVARDRASAVDALEHIDVDYEPLEAVVDMEAAAQDGATLVHADLESNRSFLWPFEAGDVDAAFDGADTVVTRRFINQRLIPAAIEPRSVVVDPSAASGDVTVYSATQVPHVLRLMLALTMGIPEQKLRVVAPDVGGGFGSKLNVYAEEVLMTAIARKMGKPVKWTATRSEDIQATIHGRDQIQDISIAANADGTIRGLKVDLLADMGAFLQLVTPGVPVLGALMFPSIYKMDAYHFTCTGVFTNKTPTDAYRGAGRPEATFAIERIVDELANELGMEPMELRRKNWITHEEFPFDTITGLTYDTGNYEAATDKAMELFDYDGLRAEQQRRRDAGETVQLGIGISTFTEMCGLAPSRVLGSLSYGAGGWEAATVRMLPTGKVEVVTGTSPHGQGHVTAWSQIASDYLGVPFDDIDVLHGDTKIAPMGLDTYGSRSLVVGGIALKRACDKVVEKAMPFAAHMLEASVDDLEFSAGTYSVKGDAEKSVTIQEIALAVFAGHDYPEGVELDLTANMVFDPENFSFPHGTHLCAMDVDTETGKVSVHKYVCVDDVGNVINPMIVEGQVHGGLAQGIAQALWEGVEFDDAGNLLTASLIDYTLPSAVDMPHLITDRTETPATSNDLGVKGVGEAGTIASTPAVVNAVIDALRPMGVTDVLMPMTPKNVWNAMQAASDGEG from the coding sequence ATGACCGCGATCGAAGAACGTCCCGACACCGAGATCGGCAAGGCCACCCTGCGCAAGGAGGATGCGCGGCTGATCACGGGTCAGACCCGCTGGACCGACAACATCGTCCTGCCCGGCATGGTGCACGCCGCCATGCTGCGCTCGCCGATGGCGCACGCCAAGATCACCAACCTCGACGTCTCGGGCGCCAAGTCCCAGCCCAACGTGATCGAGGTCTACACAGCCGCGGACTTCGAAGGTGAGTATGGCGCGCTGCCCTGTGCCTGGCCCGTCACTCCCGACATGGTCAACCCACCGCACATGGCGCTTGCGGTCGACGAGGTCAACTACGTGGGTGACGCCGTCGCCGTCGTCGTCGCCCGGGACCGCGCCTCCGCCGTGGATGCGCTGGAGCACATCGACGTGGACTACGAGCCGTTGGAGGCCGTCGTCGACATGGAAGCCGCCGCGCAGGATGGCGCGACGCTGGTCCATGCCGACCTCGAGTCCAACCGCAGCTTCCTGTGGCCCTTCGAGGCCGGCGACGTCGACGCGGCGTTCGACGGCGCCGACACGGTCGTGACTCGTCGGTTCATCAACCAGCGCCTCATCCCCGCGGCCATCGAGCCGCGCTCGGTCGTGGTCGATCCCTCCGCGGCCAGCGGCGACGTGACGGTCTACTCGGCCACCCAGGTGCCACACGTCCTCCGTCTGATGCTGGCACTGACCATGGGGATCCCGGAGCAGAAGCTGCGTGTGGTCGCCCCCGACGTCGGCGGCGGCTTCGGCTCGAAGCTGAACGTGTACGCCGAAGAGGTCCTGATGACGGCCATCGCCCGCAAGATGGGCAAGCCGGTCAAGTGGACCGCCACCCGCTCGGAGGACATCCAGGCCACGATCCACGGCCGGGACCAGATCCAGGACATCTCGATCGCGGCCAACGCCGATGGGACCATCCGCGGTCTCAAGGTCGACCTGCTGGCCGACATGGGCGCGTTCCTGCAGTTGGTCACCCCTGGTGTCCCGGTGCTCGGCGCCCTCATGTTCCCGTCGATCTACAAGATGGACGCCTATCACTTCACCTGCACCGGTGTCTTCACCAACAAGACGCCGACCGATGCCTACCGCGGGGCAGGCCGCCCCGAGGCGACCTTCGCGATCGAGCGGATCGTCGACGAGTTGGCCAACGAGCTCGGCATGGAGCCGATGGAGCTGCGGCGGAAGAACTGGATCACCCACGAGGAGTTCCCGTTCGACACGATCACCGGGCTGACCTACGACACCGGCAACTACGAGGCTGCCACCGACAAGGCCATGGAGCTGTTCGACTACGACGGCCTCCGCGCCGAGCAGCAGCGCCGCCGGGATGCCGGCGAGACCGTCCAGCTCGGCATCGGCATCTCCACCTTCACCGAGATGTGCGGCTTGGCCCCGTCCCGCGTGTTGGGGTCGCTGTCCTACGGCGCCGGAGGGTGGGAGGCCGCCACCGTGCGGATGCTCCCGACCGGAAAGGTCGAGGTCGTGACCGGTACCAGCCCCCACGGGCAGGGTCACGTGACTGCGTGGTCACAGATCGCCTCCGACTACCTCGGTGTGCCCTTCGATGACATCGACGTCCTCCACGGCGACACCAAGATTGCGCCGATGGGCCTCGACACCTACGGGTCACGCTCGCTGGTGGTGGGTGGGATCGCACTGAAGCGGGCCTGCGACAAGGTCGTGGAGAAGGCCATGCCCTTCGCGGCGCACATGTTGGAGGCCAGCGTCGACGACCTCGAGTTCAGCGCCGGGACCTACTCGGTCAAGGGTGACGCGGAGAAGTCAGTGACGATCCAGGAGATCGCCCTGGCGGTCTTCGCCGGCCACGACTACCCCGAGGGCGTCGAGTTGGACCTCACCGCCAACATGGTGTTCGACCCGGAGAACTTCTCCTTCCCCCACGGCACCCACCTCTGTGCCATGGACGTCGACACCGAGACCGGCAAGGTGAGCGTCCACAAGTACGTCTGCGTTGACGACGTCGGCAACGTCATCAACCCCATGATCGTCGAGGGGCAGGTCCACGGAGGCCTGGCCCAGGGCATCGCCCAGGCGCTGTGGGAGGGTGTGGAGTTCGACGACGCCGGGAACCTGCTGACCGCGTCGCTGATCGACTACACGCTGCCGTCCGCCGTCGACATGCCGCACCTCATCACCGACCGGACCGAGACGCCGGCCACCTCGA